One region of Glycine max cultivar Williams 82 chromosome 9, Glycine_max_v4.0, whole genome shotgun sequence genomic DNA includes:
- the LOC100809082 gene encoding uncharacterized protein, with product MALPSEPHRRRRHNHISTFLQSTASNFASLFNPPNPPSLALPHPPSSFSLPLFFAPPLSSSTAVDSATAEPARPAAKSVRIARLGANGKGGGGPVFVGQVFSMCDLSGTGLMAVSTHFDIPFISKRTPEWLKKVFAAITKSERNGPVFRFFIDLGDAVSYVKKLNIPSGVVGACRLDLAYEHFKEKPHLFQFVPNEKQVKAANKLLKTISEHGEKKKVDGVPVFSAQNLDIAIATTDGIKWYTPYFFDKNMLDNILEEAVDQHFHTLIQTRHMHRRRDVVDDNLAAEVIEEMGDSLGEPPEVQELLDEMGHPSIPLSVISKAAELQFQYTVDKVFLGNRWLRKATGIQPIFPYMVDSFERRSEASLLRATESSSSLENSKVEDDRKNAECIDSSKCSLDGNTEAIKQSSPRLSLPFGNWFHHLWPKQCRKKVGSSRKGVNKEEMKPAPFLPKITMVGLSTEEAGQMSKANLKKTMDDLTRELEKTELDIMTDGGSKECKVEDRDPLFVANVGDYYSSLGKPGSGRWIRGGSN from the exons ATGGCTCTGCCATCCGAGCCTCACCGTCGTCGCCGCCACAACCACATCTCCACCTTCCTCCAATCCACCGCCTCCAACTTCGCCTCTCTCTTCAACCCCCCAAACCCTCCCTCTCTAGCACTCCCTCACCCGCCCTCCTCCTTCTCCCTCCCTCTCTTCTTCGCGCCGCCGCTCTCCTCCTCCACCGCCGTTGACTCTGCCACTGCCGAGCCCGCTCGCCCTGCCGCGAAATCGGTCCGCATAGCGCGGCTCGGCGCCAATGGGAAGGGCGGCGGCGGGCCTGTGTTCGTGGGGCAGGTGTTCAGCATGTGCGACCTCTCCGGTACGGGCCTCATGGCCGTTTCGACGCACTTCGACATTCCCTTCATTTCGAAAAG AACCCCTGAGTGGTTGAAAAAAGTATTTGCAGCAATCACCAAGAGTGAGAGGAATGGCCCTGTATTTCGCTTTTTTATTGATCTAGGAGATGCAG TTTCATATGTCAAGAAGCTGAATATTCCAAGCGGTGTGGTGGGTGCCTGTCGTCTTGACCTAGCATATGAACATTTCAAG GAAAAACCTCACTTGTTCCAGTTTGTTCCAAATGAGAAGCAG GTCAAGGCAGCGAATAAACTGCTGAAGACAATATCAGAGCACGGTGAGAAGAAAAAGGTTGATGGGGTGCCTGTGTTTAGTGCCCAGAACTTAGATATAGCTATAGCAACTACAGATGGTATTAAATG GTATACTCCCTACTTTTTTGATAAAAACATGCTTGATAATATTCTTGAAGAAGCTGTTGATCAGCATTTCCATACCTTAATCCAAACTCGGCACATGCACCGGCGGCGGGATGTGGTTGATGACAACTTGGCTGCAGAAGTGATTGAGGAAATGGGTGATAGTTTAGGGGAGCCTCCTGAG GTTCAGGAATTGCTAGATGAAATGGGCCATCCTAGTATACCACTAAGTGTTATATCAAAAGCTGCAGAGCTCCAGTTTCAGTATACTGTTGATAAAGTATTTCTGGGTAATAGGTGGTTGCGGAAAGCAACAGGCATTCAACCAATATTTCCATATATGGTTGACTCATTTGAGAGAAG AAGTGAAGCTTCTCTACTGAGAGCTACAGAGTCAAGCAGCTCCCTTGAGAACTCTAAAGTGGAAGATGATAGGAAAAATGCTGAATGCATAGACTCTTCTAAGTGCAGTTTGGATGGTAATACCGAAGCAATCAAACAATCTAGTCCAAGACTAAGTCTACCATTTGGTAATTGGTTTCATCACCTATGGCCGAAACAGTGTCGCAAAAAAGTAGGCTCATCTAGAAAAGGTGTAaataaggaagaaatgaaaCCAGCACCCTTTCTTCCGAAAATTACAATGGTTGGTCTCTCTACTGAGGAAGCAGGCCAAATGAGCAAAGCTAATTTGAAGAAGACAATGGACGATTTGACAAGAGAGTTGGAGAAGACAGAGCTAGATATTATGACAGATGGTGGCAGTAAAGAGTGCAAAGTAGAAGATAGAGATCCACTATTTGTGGCAAATGTGGGTGATTACTATTCTAGTTTGGGAAAACCAGGATCTGGTCGCTGGATAAGAGGAGGATCCAACTAA